A single Leptidea sinapis chromosome 2, ilLepSina1.1, whole genome shotgun sequence DNA region contains:
- the LOC126973504 gene encoding uncharacterized protein LOC126973504 has product PGLLRFTSTPTGLRYNGDFISGTRDEVTGTYRSTCCSPRVLINAIDALGNTNSYIIDITSKHWADYLTPAAISAIVLGVIVLIALLALIVFLIYWCVKRRKEERELPTYTSRNMN; this is encoded by the exons CCAGGTCTACTTCGCTTCACTTCAACGCCAACCGGGCTCCGATACAACGGAGACTTCATATCAGGGACCAGGGACGAAGTTACCGGCACCTACAGATCCACCTGCTGTAGTCCCAGGGTTCTGATCAACGCGATAGATGCCTTGGGCAACACCAACAGTTACATCATTGACATTACCAGTAAGCATTgg GCAGATTATCTCACACCAGCAGCAATATCAGCTATAGTCCTTGGTGTTATAGTTCTGATAGCTTTGCTAGCTCTCATCGTCTTCTTGATATATTGGTGCGTTAAACGGAGAAAGGAAGAGAGAGAACTGCCCACGTATACATCGAGAAACATGAACTAA